The genomic region TTGCCGGCCCCCATAAACTGCAGGGTATCGGTGCGAACTTTGTTCCCGAGATTTTGAACACCAAGATTCTTGATGAAATCATTGCCGTTGAAGCTGAAGATGCATTTGCCTGCGGTCGAGAAATTGGAAAGAATGAAGGTGTGCTGGTGGGAATTTCCGCTGGCGCTGCTCTTTGGGTCGCCAAGGAACTGGCCAAGCGTCCGGAAAACAAGGACAAGAATATTGTGGTTTTACTGCCCGATATTGGTGACCGTTATCTCTCCACAGAATTGTTTGCGGAATAAGGTTGAGACTGCAAAGTTATTTTACTATCTTTTTGGTATGGAAATAAATTCTTCTAATATCGGTGCAGGCAAGAAAGTTATTGTTGGCCTTTCTGGCGGTGTGGATTCCGCCTTGGCAGCTTACTTGCTGAAACAGCAGGGCTACGAAGTAGCTGGCGTTACTATGGCCACTTGGGATGGCTCCATCAAGAACATGCCCCATGTGGAAGGTCGCGAAGGTTGCTATGGCCCCGGTGAAGAAGAAAATATTGCCCAGGCGAAGTCTGTTGCAGACCGTCTGGGAATACCCCACTATGTGGTGAGTGTTACCGACGAGTACAAGCGCGAAGTGCTGGATTACTTCCGTGCGGAATACCGTGCCGGCCGCACCCCGAACCCATGCGTTCGCTGCAATCAGAACATCAAGTTCAGGGCTTTGCAAGTTGCAACCCGCCGCATGGGGGTTGACTTTGATTACTTTGCCACAGGGCATTACGCTCGCCTGGATTTCAAGAACCCGCAGGAACCGTTTCTTTATGCGGCCTTGGACGATTCCAAGGATCAGACTTATTTCCTTTCTCGCCTTACTGCAGAACAGCTTTCTACAGTGATTTTCCCCCTAGGCGGAATGAAGAAAACCGATGTGAAGGCTTTGGCTGCAGAAATCGGCTGGGTGGATTTTGCTACAAAGAAAGAGAGCCAGGACTTTTTGGAATGCGGCGACTACACCGTGCTTTTTGATGAGTCTGACGAAGTGCCCGGCGACTTTGTGGACATGAACGGCAAGGTGCTGGGCAAGCATCGTGGAATCATTCATTATACCATCGGTCAGCGAAAGGGCCTGAACATCGGTGGACTTCCTGAACCTTACTTTGTTGTAAGTATCGACGTAAAAAAGAACCAGGTGGTTCTTGGTCCTCGCAGTGTTCTTTCTTGCACTGAGGTTTCTGCCGTAGATTTGAACTTGATGGTTGATTCTGACAGTCCTCTGCTGAAGCAACCGCTCACGGCTCACATTCGCCTGGGCCACAAGGGTTCTTTAGCTCGCATTACTGAACTTGACGTAGCTTCGGGCCGCATCAGTGTTCACTTTGACGAACCTCAATTTGCTTCTGCTCCGGGACAGATTCTTGTGCTGTACGCCGGCCAGGGAATTGTGGCTTCTGGCATTATCACGAAATAATTTTCGAAGTAGATGAGCGAAAAAGGGAAAAAACTCCTTTATTTCCTACAATATCTATAG from Fibrobacter sp. harbors:
- a CDS encoding pyridoxal-phosphate dependent enzyme; amino-acid sequence: MELCNIEKKNNLEAKLLAKLEYLKSKNPNVKIVAVEPATSPLLTKGVAGPHKLQGIGANFVPEILNTKILDEIIAVEAEDAFACGREIGKNEGVLVGISAGAALWVAKELAKRPENKDKNIVVLLPDIGDRYLSTELFAE
- the mnmA gene encoding tRNA 2-thiouridine(34) synthase MnmA translates to MEINSSNIGAGKKVIVGLSGGVDSALAAYLLKQQGYEVAGVTMATWDGSIKNMPHVEGREGCYGPGEEENIAQAKSVADRLGIPHYVVSVTDEYKREVLDYFRAEYRAGRTPNPCVRCNQNIKFRALQVATRRMGVDFDYFATGHYARLDFKNPQEPFLYAALDDSKDQTYFLSRLTAEQLSTVIFPLGGMKKTDVKALAAEIGWVDFATKKESQDFLECGDYTVLFDESDEVPGDFVDMNGKVLGKHRGIIHYTIGQRKGLNIGGLPEPYFVVSIDVKKNQVVLGPRSVLSCTEVSAVDLNLMVDSDSPLLKQPLTAHIRLGHKGSLARITELDVASGRISVHFDEPQFASAPGQILVLYAGQGIVASGIITK